Proteins from one Gimesia maris genomic window:
- the mug gene encoding G/U mismatch-specific DNA glycosylase, with translation MEEIWKPTPEQLEQAIHKQLPDLIEPGLKALFVGTNPGLYSAAVGHHFARPGNRFWPAMHRGKITERLYSPFEDYKLLKRGGGLTNIVSRASKRADELSKAELDEGAEILTEKVLKFRPQKVVFLGITSYRKAFGRNKAQLGLQKEQIGTADVWVLPNPSGLNAHYQIPELGKIFARMWR, from the coding sequence GTGGAAGAAATCTGGAAACCAACGCCAGAGCAGTTGGAACAGGCCATTCATAAACAGCTTCCCGACCTGATTGAACCGGGCTTGAAAGCACTGTTTGTCGGAACGAATCCTGGGTTGTACTCTGCCGCGGTAGGGCATCACTTTGCCCGCCCCGGCAATCGCTTCTGGCCGGCCATGCATCGTGGAAAGATTACCGAGCGTCTCTATTCTCCGTTCGAAGATTATAAGCTGCTCAAGCGGGGGGGCGGGTTAACCAACATCGTCAGCCGCGCTTCGAAACGGGCGGACGAACTTTCGAAAGCAGAACTCGATGAAGGGGCAGAAATCCTGACTGAAAAGGTGCTCAAATTCCGACCGCAGAAAGTCGTCTTTCTCGGAATCACTTCCTACCGCAAAGCGTTTGGCAGAAATAAAGCCCAGCTGGGACTGCAGAAAGAACAGATCGGAACAGCGGACGTCTGGGTGCTCCCCAATCCCAGTGGTCTGAATGCCCATTACCAGATCCCGGAACTCGGGAAAATCTTTGCCAGGATGTGGCGGTAA
- a CDS encoding DUF3604 domain-containing protein yields MSTAEPSSVDLSKLSADAVINTESSTYDSHPSAITLSDGTTCVAWTAFKESRDQILLRVIAANGTPGPLQTVSQEGSVHGHPTVVSLNETDLWVIWSAKRPEGWRILGRLCRSGVWQKTVPISGKQYQAIHPTAIRVSEHVMTVAWSGLQQSRFRIQTRSLQGIRWLPPRTESDTEGNAFRPALAFKPDGNLWLVWDQYEQNYYRVVGRNLIGGQGPIEAISPTDMHCLQPTLLYTDQGLYAAWLQKQDVIGGPGVVSQWHTLHVAKRTKDGWRQIPGAAGNTVAAELTQGLVAQIEPQPVATSGYLGRRTTPMLLADESGVWLLWERKSDHRGSTAQPRGDLVGRQILQDQLQPTVVLAQGKVDYHLAHPAQVSEGKFITLASNVYPGGRRLYHRLLCDVNQHTPFEQAEWRGWRPAELPVQEELTERQQIQVVEKTYQLYWADMHCHNNLSSDAEGEPDELNYYARDRGALDVVVFTNNDFYIVPLIQYEYELGNFFANAFTRPKQFLSLPGYEWTSRIPGVKTAPLSDPGNWTHPYKNRSYPNHRSVIYPPAGGPVIRFMEVENDINRLNYEVEKAGGVTLTQHPAFKPSGHPVEVGMELTSGWGNYMQQVPQLFHGILNQGGKLAFVACGDSHRRAPGLSGALTGIYAEELTAESILEALRKRRCFATNGSRVFVDTRANGSLMGEAITTETGDVELTLQATGTRPIVRTTLIHNGKEIKTFEGKGTKEFKTAHQIENLPAGQHWFYWRIVQDKDAPAFPGNLMVAHGHLAWSTPHYVAVSGSESPSKSD; encoded by the coding sequence TTGTCTACAGCAGAACCATCGTCTGTTGATCTCTCTAAACTGTCTGCCGATGCCGTTATCAATACGGAGAGCAGCACCTACGATTCACATCCCTCTGCGATCACTTTGTCCGATGGTACAACGTGCGTTGCCTGGACGGCTTTCAAAGAGAGTCGCGATCAGATCCTGCTGCGAGTCATCGCCGCCAATGGCACTCCCGGACCACTGCAGACGGTCAGTCAGGAAGGCAGTGTGCACGGGCATCCGACGGTGGTCTCTTTGAATGAAACAGATCTGTGGGTGATCTGGTCTGCCAAACGTCCCGAAGGCTGGAGAATATTAGGGCGTCTCTGTCGCTCCGGGGTCTGGCAGAAAACCGTTCCCATTTCCGGTAAGCAGTACCAGGCAATTCATCCCACAGCGATACGTGTTTCCGAGCATGTCATGACGGTCGCCTGGAGCGGCCTGCAGCAGTCCCGGTTTCGGATTCAGACCCGCTCGCTGCAGGGAATTCGCTGGCTGCCGCCCCGGACCGAATCGGATACGGAGGGAAATGCGTTTCGGCCCGCACTGGCGTTCAAACCGGATGGGAATCTCTGGTTGGTCTGGGATCAATATGAGCAGAATTATTATCGTGTAGTCGGCCGCAATCTGATTGGCGGACAAGGCCCGATTGAAGCGATCTCGCCGACTGACATGCATTGCCTGCAACCCACACTGTTATACACCGATCAGGGGCTCTACGCGGCATGGTTACAGAAGCAGGACGTGATTGGCGGGCCGGGAGTTGTCAGTCAATGGCATACGCTGCACGTCGCAAAACGGACTAAGGACGGCTGGCGCCAGATTCCTGGCGCAGCAGGAAACACAGTCGCCGCTGAACTGACGCAGGGGCTGGTGGCTCAAATCGAACCGCAGCCCGTCGCCACCAGTGGTTATCTGGGCCGACGCACAACACCAATGCTGCTTGCCGATGAATCAGGGGTTTGGCTGCTCTGGGAACGGAAGTCAGATCATCGTGGTTCAACAGCCCAACCGCGCGGAGATCTGGTCGGTCGTCAGATCCTGCAGGATCAGCTCCAGCCAACCGTAGTGCTCGCCCAGGGGAAGGTTGACTATCATCTGGCGCATCCTGCCCAGGTCTCCGAGGGGAAATTTATCACTCTGGCTTCCAACGTCTATCCGGGGGGACGACGCCTCTATCATCGTCTGCTTTGTGATGTGAATCAGCATACGCCTTTCGAACAGGCCGAATGGCGGGGCTGGCGACCAGCCGAACTTCCCGTTCAGGAAGAACTCACCGAGCGCCAGCAGATTCAGGTGGTCGAAAAGACCTATCAGCTGTATTGGGCGGACATGCATTGTCACAACAATCTCTCGTCCGACGCGGAAGGTGAACCGGATGAATTAAATTATTATGCCCGCGACCGGGGTGCCCTGGATGTGGTTGTCTTTACGAATAATGATTTTTATATCGTGCCATTAATCCAGTACGAATACGAGCTGGGTAACTTTTTCGCGAATGCGTTTACCAGACCGAAACAGTTTCTCTCGCTGCCCGGTTACGAGTGGACTTCCCGTATTCCCGGCGTGAAGACCGCGCCGTTATCCGACCCCGGGAACTGGACACACCCTTACAAAAACCGATCTTACCCCAATCATCGGAGTGTGATTTATCCGCCAGCCGGCGGTCCGGTCATTCGATTCATGGAGGTCGAAAATGATATTAACCGCCTGAATTACGAAGTCGAAAAAGCGGGAGGCGTTACACTGACTCAGCACCCGGCTTTCAAACCCTCGGGGCATCCGGTGGAAGTCGGAATGGAACTCACGTCCGGCTGGGGAAACTATATGCAACAGGTTCCCCAGCTGTTTCATGGGATCCTCAATCAAGGCGGCAAGCTGGCATTTGTTGCCTGTGGAGATTCGCATCGTCGCGCACCGGGACTCAGCGGCGCATTGACAGGTATCTATGCAGAAGAACTGACTGCGGAATCGATCCTGGAAGCATTAAGAAAACGACGCTGTTTTGCCACGAATGGTTCTCGTGTTTTCGTTGATACCCGGGCGAACGGCTCCCTGATGGGAGAAGCGATTACCACAGAAACAGGAGACGTGGAACTGACCCTGCAGGCCACCGGCACACGTCCAATTGTCAGAACGACCCTGATTCATAACGGTAAAGAGATCAAAACATTCGAAGGCAAAGGCACAAAAGAATTCAAGACCGCGCATCAGATCGAAAATCTTCCCGCAGGGCAGCACTGGTTCTACTGGCGGATCGTTCAGGATAAAGATGCACCCGCGTTTCCCGGGAATCTGATGGTCGCCCATGGCCATCTTGCCTGGTCTACTCCTCATTATGTGGCTGTTTCCGGCAGCGAGAGTCCGTCGAAATCAGATTGA
- a CDS encoding DUF4259 domain-containing protein — translation MGAWGCTTFEDDSTCDWAYDLYAAENTVQFLRESLTPEETDDYLEYDDCCSILGAAETVYSLLYEVRDNPPLEYQEWVQNHRGLDVTDLKPVCVLALNRVLSKNSELNELWSENSTDYPEWKGNIEGMIHAFNA, via the coding sequence ATGGGCGCCTGGGGATGTACTACATTTGAAGATGACAGCACCTGTGACTGGGCATACGACCTGTACGCTGCCGAAAACACGGTTCAGTTTCTACGCGAATCCTTAACGCCGGAAGAAACCGATGACTACCTGGAGTATGATGATTGCTGTTCGATTCTGGGAGCCGCGGAAACCGTGTATTCGCTTTTGTATGAAGTCAGAGACAACCCGCCTCTCGAATATCAGGAATGGGTCCAGAACCATCGGGGTCTGGATGTAACCGACTTAAAGCCAGTCTGTGTACTAGCGTTGAATCGAGTGCTTTCGAAGAATTCGGAATTGAATGAACTCTGGTCAGAAAACAGTACAGACTACCCCGAATGGAAAGGTAATATTGAGGGCATGATTCATGCGTTTAATGCCTGA
- a CDS encoding EDR1-related protein has translation MRRTQFASPLIFLVLMLFASRAGAQTTLIPFGKHSTWRYQDDGQPLAPNWIEPEFDDSNWKSGTAPLGYGEADISTTLSFGSVPQQKPITARFRHSFQIPDADQLKQLVFMIRSDDGCVVYLNGKEILRHNLPQGQITADTRALKRSDGLEERLYQYFKIDAVQLVSGANVVAIEVHQVDPRSSDLFLDLALRGYPDDDSLRPKMREQARQATVDYQSKHFVGPKIKIMDGYVDGGRGMKLDEKGQAFSRRELIIVDRQRDAALKQHLDFAHSEELKALEPLHRATRLAKYVDRNMSLDKNNRWSTPAVVLLTREYANEGVLLGDVTRLCGAGVCRHRALLFKLLADEAELDVALVRGNYGDASRVGGHAWNELYLPDGRRFIIDTMQRRIELLGTDGSQTSSRYLTVKNKPWYQNAEPVEAKQPKKIAN, from the coding sequence ATGCGTCGTACCCAATTCGCCAGCCCTCTCATCTTTCTTGTTTTAATGCTGTTCGCATCCCGGGCCGGGGCACAAACCACCCTGATTCCATTTGGCAAGCACAGCACATGGCGGTACCAGGATGATGGCCAACCGTTGGCTCCCAACTGGATTGAGCCGGAATTTGATGATTCAAACTGGAAATCCGGTACTGCACCGCTGGGTTACGGGGAAGCAGATATCAGTACCACGCTAAGCTTCGGCAGCGTACCACAGCAGAAACCGATCACAGCTCGTTTTCGACATTCGTTTCAGATACCAGACGCCGACCAACTCAAACAGCTGGTATTCATGATTCGCAGCGACGATGGCTGTGTTGTTTATCTGAACGGGAAAGAAATTCTCAGGCACAATCTCCCCCAGGGTCAAATTACAGCAGACACGCGTGCTTTGAAGCGATCCGACGGTCTGGAAGAACGTCTCTACCAGTATTTTAAAATCGATGCGGTTCAGCTGGTATCCGGCGCGAATGTAGTAGCAATTGAAGTTCATCAGGTGGATCCCCGCAGCAGCGACCTCTTTCTGGACCTGGCTTTGCGGGGATATCCTGATGATGATTCCTTACGTCCGAAAATGCGGGAACAGGCGCGACAGGCGACCGTCGATTATCAATCAAAACATTTTGTCGGGCCGAAAATCAAGATTATGGACGGTTATGTCGACGGTGGTCGGGGAATGAAGCTGGATGAAAAGGGACAGGCATTTTCTCGGCGCGAGCTGATTATCGTCGACCGCCAGCGTGACGCCGCCCTCAAACAACATCTGGATTTCGCTCATTCCGAGGAATTAAAAGCATTAGAGCCACTTCACCGGGCGACGCGACTGGCGAAATATGTGGATCGGAATATGTCACTCGATAAAAACAATCGCTGGAGTACCCCGGCAGTCGTCCTGCTGACCAGGGAATATGCGAATGAGGGAGTACTGCTGGGCGATGTGACTCGGCTGTGTGGCGCGGGTGTCTGTCGCCATCGGGCCCTGCTGTTCAAACTGCTGGCCGACGAGGCGGAACTCGACGTGGCGCTGGTCCGCGGTAATTATGGTGATGCCAGCCGTGTGGGCGGACATGCCTGGAACGAATTGTACCTGCCCGACGGCAGACGCTTCATCATTGACACGATGCAGCGACGCATCGAGCTATTAGGAACAGATGGCAGCCAGACCAGCAGCCGCTACCTGACGGTCAAAAATAAACCCTGGTACCAGAACGCAGAACCCGTTGAGGCGAAGCAGCCTAAAAAAATTGCGAATTGA
- a CDS encoding metallophosphoesterase N-terminal domain-containing protein, with protein sequence MRFYLFLGFIVIAAGVMTAPDILVSAERTPGTTDVSQTLKLLPKETPQPNYGAKVPAVITGKLMLHASGTASGLPGVSVSDGYSVVKTDAQGAYELKPNPAAVFINVTRPAGYDIQGDWYKPLAGEVNFELKPAVDDEREFIFIHVTDTHISKDPVALKGLSRFVEEANKLTPKPRFVVNSGDLLNLSKALLSSPANGRAGFQNYTGIMNHLTMPYYNVAGDHTDSVYRLDEFPRGDHRCAKPLFWEYLGPHFFSFEYGKIHFVSVDYCYHLGKRKLTVNGKKRDYPTLQVQPMHTAWMNQDLQQRSPGTYVVTTSEHDLTEYCPDFTKMAQQHDIRFQLLGDDHVVSEKTQPVPFRTGGALAGCWWNPKTEQLCPDLSPQGYLIYRVVGEEMDYFYKGLGQRIAIVSPRIGADWQGKTEVQAHLVQPEPGEFLEYSLNGTDWKPMRETGQPFYRKQYAVTVDSASLPDGHLNFQVRSNLATEIRDRQFVVANGAKPAGNWPDAILEFSVGARISNAKIKKTPTGKVQVLFNEEVVGSIPANTRKAYSFPIKASQLHAANTLSFKFSDPADGMTLGSPVLKIGKNQLRDPRDTAVRKVKAAHWGTGAVDWGGYLVGDSPELVGNPFQRKQSRFCFVLNDAE encoded by the coding sequence ATGCGCTTCTATTTATTTCTTGGTTTTATTGTCATCGCCGCTGGAGTGATGACAGCTCCAGATATCCTCGTGTCAGCGGAACGAACGCCTGGCACAACGGATGTTTCTCAAACGTTGAAGCTGCTTCCGAAAGAAACGCCTCAGCCGAATTACGGAGCTAAGGTTCCTGCGGTGATTACCGGAAAGCTGATGCTGCATGCGTCTGGCACAGCCTCCGGTTTGCCGGGGGTGAGTGTTTCAGACGGGTATTCCGTTGTCAAAACAGACGCGCAGGGCGCTTATGAATTGAAACCGAATCCAGCTGCCGTGTTTATCAATGTGACGCGTCCCGCGGGTTATGATATTCAGGGGGACTGGTACAAACCGCTGGCGGGTGAGGTGAATTTCGAACTCAAACCAGCCGTAGATGACGAGCGCGAATTCATATTCATCCATGTTACCGACACGCATATCTCCAAGGATCCTGTCGCTCTCAAAGGATTGAGCCGTTTCGTTGAGGAAGCAAATAAACTGACTCCGAAACCACGGTTTGTGGTCAACAGTGGCGATCTGCTGAATCTGTCCAAAGCGCTGTTGAGCAGTCCCGCCAATGGACGCGCCGGCTTCCAAAATTATACGGGCATCATGAATCATCTGACGATGCCTTATTATAATGTGGCCGGCGATCACACGGATTCAGTGTATCGTCTTGATGAATTTCCGCGAGGCGACCATCGTTGTGCCAAGCCTCTTTTCTGGGAGTACCTTGGCCCGCATTTCTTTTCGTTTGAATATGGTAAGATCCATTTTGTCTCAGTCGATTACTGTTATCACCTGGGTAAGCGAAAACTGACTGTAAATGGGAAGAAACGGGACTACCCGACGCTCCAGGTTCAACCAATGCATACGGCGTGGATGAATCAGGATCTGCAGCAGCGCAGCCCGGGGACTTATGTCGTGACCACTTCAGAACACGATCTGACAGAATACTGTCCCGATTTTACAAAAATGGCGCAACAGCACGATATCCGTTTTCAACTGTTGGGTGATGACCATGTCGTTAGTGAGAAAACCCAGCCGGTCCCGTTTCGTACGGGGGGCGCTCTGGCCGGCTGCTGGTGGAATCCCAAAACGGAACAGCTTTGTCCGGATCTGTCTCCGCAGGGTTACCTGATTTATCGCGTTGTCGGCGAGGAAATGGATTATTTCTATAAGGGACTGGGACAGCGCATCGCCATCGTGTCGCCTCGTATTGGTGCCGACTGGCAAGGGAAAACTGAAGTGCAGGCACATCTGGTGCAGCCTGAGCCGGGGGAATTCCTGGAATATTCACTGAATGGTACAGACTGGAAACCGATGCGGGAAACGGGTCAACCCTTTTATCGAAAACAGTACGCTGTCACCGTAGATTCGGCTTCATTGCCGGATGGACATCTCAATTTTCAGGTCAGAAGCAATCTTGCCACTGAAATTCGCGACAGACAATTCGTCGTGGCCAACGGTGCGAAACCCGCAGGCAACTGGCCTGATGCCATTCTGGAATTTTCAGTCGGAGCGCGCATCTCAAACGCTAAGATTAAGAAGACGCCGACCGGCAAGGTTCAAGTCTTATTCAACGAAGAGGTTGTTGGATCGATCCCCGCCAACACGCGTAAAGCGTATTCTTTTCCGATCAAGGCTTCACAACTGCACGCAGCCAATACACTTTCGTTTAAATTTTCTGATCCCGCTGATGGGATGACTCTCGGCAGTCCTGTTCTCAAAATCGGAAAGAACCAGCTGCGGGACCCAAGAGACACGGCGGTCAGAAAAGTAAAAGCCGCACATTGGGGAACTGGAGCAGTCGACTGGGGAGGTTATCTCGTAGGGGATTCTCCAGAACTGGTGGGGAATCCGTTTCAGCGTAAGCAAAGTCGCTTCTGTTTTGTGTTGAACGACGCTGAATAA
- a CDS encoding DUF1559 domain-containing protein yields MKLMQKKRTGFTLIELLVVIAIIAILIALLLPAVQQAREAARRSTCKNNLKQIGLALHNYHDTHRSFPPCYVDQVVGGVTSGNNLGWSMFLLPYMDQATLYQKISETGAMNVFWTTLTPMTDSSGFAKVSLPVFNCPSDPSGGINTKITGSYGKSNYKALRSVLTYYAGTPTFHPEKRMLRDFTDGASNTLIVGESDTQNHKGGLWVGKSSNSRDILSNANDTYRINGPDVDDGFSSVHVGGCHFVFADGRVRFLSENISGDIYTGLGTYNGGEILGEF; encoded by the coding sequence ATGAAACTAATGCAAAAAAAGCGAACCGGATTTACACTGATTGAATTGCTGGTAGTGATTGCCATCATTGCCATTCTGATTGCCTTGCTGTTACCCGCCGTTCAGCAGGCACGCGAAGCCGCCCGCCGCAGCACTTGCAAAAATAATCTGAAACAAATCGGCCTGGCACTCCACAACTATCACGATACGCACCGCTCATTTCCGCCCTGTTATGTGGATCAGGTTGTGGGGGGAGTGACTTCGGGCAATAATCTGGGCTGGTCAATGTTTCTGCTGCCGTATATGGATCAGGCGACCCTGTATCAGAAAATCAGCGAAACGGGTGCGATGAATGTTTTCTGGACCACGCTGACTCCCATGACTGACAGCTCAGGTTTTGCAAAAGTAAGCTTGCCCGTTTTTAATTGTCCTTCAGACCCCTCGGGAGGCATCAATACAAAAATTACCGGCTCTTACGGTAAATCAAATTACAAAGCACTACGTTCTGTCCTGACTTATTACGCTGGAACTCCCACTTTTCATCCGGAGAAACGCATGTTACGTGATTTCACGGATGGAGCCAGTAATACCTTAATCGTAGGCGAATCAGATACGCAAAATCATAAAGGCGGGTTGTGGGTCGGGAAGTCATCTAACTCCCGTGACATTCTCTCCAATGCCAATGATACGTATCGGATCAACGGTCCGGATGTGGACGATGGCTTCAGCAGTGTGCACGTTGGTGGATGCCACTTTGTCTTTGCTGACGGACGTGTGAGGTTTCTCTCAGAAAATATCAGTGGAGATATCTATACTGGATTAGGAACCTATAATGGTGGCGAGATACTGGGCGAATTCTAA
- a CDS encoding FecR domain-containing protein, whose product MIQSDDRDLLETYLASDLEVDEVKALEYRICTEEDLARLLIEISCEEKVIREWVEVQKSRVWIHKLVGETPDRKKSLLRRYFSIALMLVVAVTLGYVLGLPHSISERVTSSRSENETSLIYNAATFKEITGGELKSLDVLCKVDEHLQTRREYNLNQGILRLKMNSGVDVLVAGPARFHLLNSNELYLSQGTMTADVPQRAIGFEIQSPRMNVVDLGTRFGFFVDETGGAEVHVFQGAVSCQETETTATPRLPQLLLTGQSSKLEPGGNLVESQTESDSLFGACLCYQSRIKQLAGNLKLLSNLPESVAVTKLTSNDNMFVFQERQSFILPVDINCNAPVPGKERDASGKASQSQFEAGVIKKGTRVDVYYVHHDAFHPGDPQFSKTQTRIQLEGQLQFQNRILGILQTDMLLQQTDQILGHPEVEYLGNGKKKNLRTAEDEVSLLPDMRTLSLNWVLSRNQGHRNMNAMRVLVAVDE is encoded by the coding sequence ATGATTCAGTCTGATGATCGAGATCTGCTCGAAACCTACCTTGCTTCTGATTTAGAAGTAGACGAAGTCAAGGCACTCGAATATCGAATTTGTACAGAAGAGGATCTGGCGCGTTTGCTGATCGAGATCTCCTGTGAAGAAAAGGTCATTCGTGAATGGGTCGAAGTTCAGAAGTCCCGAGTCTGGATACATAAGCTGGTTGGGGAGACACCTGATCGCAAGAAATCTCTGCTTCGCCGATATTTTTCGATTGCGCTCATGCTCGTGGTGGCCGTCACGCTGGGATATGTATTGGGGCTGCCTCACTCGATCTCAGAAAGGGTTACGTCTTCGAGGTCAGAAAATGAAACTTCTTTGATCTACAATGCGGCGACTTTTAAAGAGATCACGGGAGGAGAGTTAAAGTCTCTGGATGTGCTCTGCAAAGTTGATGAGCATTTGCAGACACGTCGGGAGTATAATTTAAATCAGGGTATCCTGCGCTTGAAAATGAATTCTGGTGTTGATGTGCTGGTCGCAGGTCCTGCCCGGTTTCATTTGTTGAACTCAAATGAGTTGTATTTGTCACAGGGAACGATGACAGCTGACGTCCCTCAGCGGGCAATTGGCTTCGAAATACAATCTCCTCGCATGAATGTTGTGGACCTCGGCACGCGGTTCGGATTCTTTGTTGACGAAACCGGCGGTGCGGAAGTGCATGTTTTCCAAGGCGCTGTCAGCTGCCAGGAGACAGAAACAACAGCAACACCTCGTTTACCGCAACTCTTGTTGACAGGACAGTCTTCAAAATTGGAACCCGGCGGAAATCTGGTAGAAAGCCAGACGGAATCGGATTCCCTGTTTGGAGCTTGCCTGTGTTATCAATCACGCATTAAGCAGCTCGCCGGTAATCTGAAATTGTTGTCAAACCTGCCAGAAAGTGTCGCGGTCACTAAATTGACTTCAAACGATAATATGTTCGTGTTTCAGGAGCGGCAGAGTTTCATTTTACCCGTCGACATCAACTGTAATGCCCCTGTTCCAGGTAAAGAACGGGATGCATCGGGCAAGGCGAGTCAGTCACAATTTGAAGCCGGCGTCATTAAAAAAGGGACTCGGGTAGACGTTTATTACGTTCATCACGATGCCTTTCATCCTGGAGATCCGCAATTTTCCAAAACACAAACGCGGATTCAACTGGAAGGACAGCTTCAATTTCAAAACAGGATCTTAGGTATCCTGCAGACAGATATGCTGCTACAGCAGACAGATCAGATACTCGGTCACCCTGAAGTTGAATATCTCGGTAATGGCAAGAAAAAGAATCTCCGTACCGCCGAAGATGAAGTCAGCCTGTTGCCAGACATGCGAACCCTTTCCCTGAACTGGGTCTTATCCAGAAACCAGGGACATCGAAATATGAATGCAATGCGAGTTTTAGTGGCAGTGGATGAGTGA
- a CDS encoding sigma-70 family RNA polymerase sigma factor, with protein sequence MNIDNYLSVRTRLLLQHRTALYGYIFSCVRNHTEAEDILHDVCVIAIESFDQLKNRDSFFPWVREIAFHQVLAHLKNQKKEKPFNPHVVAALADAVDQVEENHSRLNFREILMKCLDKLPGFSRELILTRYDGSSEDISDIASRYGKSLHSIYSRLKRIKTLLRNCVEKQVTSEVSPDRSSEVSYDSV encoded by the coding sequence ATGAATATTGATAATTACCTTTCGGTTCGAACACGATTGCTCTTGCAGCACAGGACTGCCCTGTACGGGTATATCTTTTCCTGTGTGAGAAACCATACCGAAGCGGAAGATATTCTGCATGATGTTTGCGTGATCGCCATTGAGTCCTTTGATCAGCTTAAGAATCGGGATTCCTTTTTTCCCTGGGTACGTGAAATTGCCTTTCATCAGGTGCTGGCGCATCTGAAAAATCAGAAAAAAGAGAAACCGTTTAACCCGCATGTCGTCGCTGCGTTGGCAGACGCCGTTGACCAGGTGGAAGAAAATCATTCACGATTAAATTTTCGTGAAATACTGATGAAATGCCTCGACAAACTGCCGGGGTTCAGTCGGGAATTAATTCTGACCAGGTATGACGGATCCAGTGAAGATATCTCTGACATTGCTTCCCGCTATGGGAAGAGTTTGCATTCTATTTATTCTCGTCTGAAACGAATCAAGACCTTACTTCGAAACTGTGTGGAGAAACAGGTGACGTCAGAGGTATCGCCAGACAGATCATCGGAGGTGTCATATGATTCAGTCTGA
- a CDS encoding glycosyltransferase — protein MQASIITYWGYATVVFWTILLVPSLLMMIRKRITRCLPATEIPEKWPLISVIVPAKDEAETIKLTLKSLLASDYPRLEIIAVNDRSTDDTGEIMEQVAQRAREQDRVNMQIVHITDLPADWLGKSHAMHQAAKQATGELLLFTDGDIIFDPQAISEATRVFLHQKLDHLCLLPQLARGGLLEMAFITFFGFLLTGGMFLWLVPTRWHFAYIGIGAFNLVRTEVYQQVGGHAAIKLDVLDDIKLGKLIKNYYYRQDFYLGIEQLKVRWQPSAWGVITGVEKNSFASFHYSVLWVSLATLVFLLFFIAPFIVPFLYPLSQTIGFLITIGLLHLCYATIAVLFSSGLRVTPLLFFSSLALAFAIWRSAWITLKNGGVRWRDTIYPLDVLKKNLY, from the coding sequence ATGCAGGCATCGATCATCACTTACTGGGGCTACGCCACCGTTGTCTTCTGGACGATCCTGCTGGTTCCTTCGTTACTGATGATGATCCGCAAACGCATTACCCGCTGTCTGCCCGCGACGGAAATTCCAGAAAAGTGGCCCCTGATCTCCGTCATCGTGCCCGCCAAAGACGAAGCGGAAACCATCAAGTTGACACTCAAATCATTACTCGCCTCCGACTATCCCCGGCTGGAAATCATCGCCGTCAATGATCGCTCGACAGACGACACGGGTGAGATCATGGAACAGGTTGCACAGCGCGCCAGAGAGCAGGACCGCGTCAACATGCAGATCGTGCACATCACAGATCTGCCTGCCGACTGGCTGGGGAAATCACACGCCATGCATCAGGCCGCCAAACAGGCAACCGGCGAACTGTTGCTGTTTACCGACGGCGATATCATTTTCGATCCCCAGGCCATTTCAGAAGCGACGCGTGTCTTCCTGCATCAGAAACTGGATCATCTCTGTCTGCTGCCTCAACTGGCACGCGGCGGGCTGCTGGAGATGGCCTTCATTACATTTTTCGGTTTCCTGCTGACCGGCGGCATGTTTCTCTGGCTGGTTCCGACCCGCTGGCACTTCGCATACATCGGCATCGGCGCCTTCAATCTGGTCCGGACCGAAGTGTATCAACAGGTTGGTGGCCACGCTGCTATCAAACTGGATGTGCTTGACGACATCAAGCTCGGCAAGCTGATCAAAAACTATTATTACAGGCAGGATTTTTACCTGGGGATTGAACAGCTCAAGGTCCGCTGGCAGCCTTCTGCGTGGGGTGTGATTACCGGCGTCGAGAAAAACTCGTTCGCGTCGTTTCATTATTCTGTGTTATGGGTCTCTCTGGCAACGCTGGTGTTTCTCCTGTTTTTTATCGCCCCGTTTATCGTCCCGTTTCTGTACCCGCTATCACAGACGATCGGCTTTCTGATTACCATCGGCCTGCTGCATCTCTGCTATGCCACGATTGCGGTTCTGTTCTCATCCGGTCTTCGCGTGACGCCGCTGCTGTTCTTCTCGTCGCTGGCACTTGCATTTGCCATCTGGCGTTCCGCCTGGATTACTCTCAAAAACGGCGGCGTCCGCTGGCGCGACACCATTTATCCGCTCGATGTGTTGAAGAAGAACCTGTATTAA